From one Enterobacter kobei genomic stretch:
- a CDS encoding DUF2931 family protein yields MNKLLNAALIMAGLVALSGCHDRRAAVMTPFGEGVNDWGKKLPYDHWQFNFFYPENLPAAVTMAFIEDGNVSETVYRQLDAARPSRNSKGSWSRTVGAFTANFNTGTALPVHMFICWDSVIDKKAYETEIWFGKETWMQMTTAYPDPYKPGIIYYRNNLIIGLAPGGTVRVWLENNGEKVMPQRSVRLITVSGDKMLRCKATRHRIDFNYNVPSGYDPFIRDFIKMKKYPYGNW; encoded by the coding sequence ATGAATAAATTATTAAATGCGGCATTAATAATGGCTGGATTGGTGGCGTTAAGTGGCTGCCATGACAGGCGGGCCGCAGTAATGACTCCCTTCGGCGAAGGAGTTAACGACTGGGGTAAAAAACTGCCTTACGACCACTGGCAGTTTAATTTTTTTTATCCCGAAAATCTGCCTGCCGCAGTGACAATGGCGTTTATTGAAGACGGAAATGTCAGTGAAACTGTATATCGCCAGCTCGATGCAGCACGACCCAGCCGTAACAGCAAAGGCAGCTGGAGCCGGACCGTGGGTGCCTTTACGGCGAATTTCAACACAGGGACAGCGCTGCCAGTGCATATGTTTATTTGCTGGGACTCTGTAATAGACAAAAAAGCTTATGAGACAGAGATCTGGTTCGGTAAAGAAACATGGATGCAGATGACCACTGCTTATCCAGATCCCTATAAGCCCGGAATTATTTATTATCGTAACAATTTGATTATTGGACTTGCCCCAGGCGGAACAGTCCGTGTATGGCTTGAAAATAATGGTGAAAAAGTAATGCCACAACGGTCTGTCAGACTGATTACGGTTTCCGGTGATAAAATGCTCAGATGCAAAGCAACTCGGCATCGCATAGATTTCAATTACAATGTGCCATCAGGATATGATCCCTTCATCAGGGATTTCATTAAAATGAAAAAATACCCTTACGGCAACTGGTGA